Part of the bacterium genome, AAAACATAGCCGTAAAGGAACATTGCATCAAAGGATCACGCATCGTCTGGAGATAAAACCGGGACTTGACAAGGAGCGCAATTTTGAATAAATTTAGTAGCACTGTTTTGTAATCGCCCGCGATACGGAGTGCGTGACAAGGCAGTCACTGTAAATTCGATTGCAGTATCTGATGATTTCAACACAATGACACTGTTATTTGGGGAGGCAAAGATGGACAAGGATATTCGTGTGTTAAATGAGAAGGTAAAAAAAGAGAGTGTGTTTATCGAAGAATTACGCCGGGAAGTCGGTAAGGTGATTGTTGGACAGCATGAATTGATTGATGGCTTGCTCATCGGTTTGTTGGCTGACGGACATGTTTTGCTGGAAGGTGTTCCCGGTTTGGCCAAAACCCTGACGATTAAAACACTGTCGGATGTCATTGATGCCCGATTTCAACGGCTTCAATTTACTCCGGACCTGCTTCCGGCGGATTTGATCGGTACGATGATTTATAATCCCAAAGGGGAAGGCTTTAGCGTGAAAAAGGGGCCGATTTTTTCCAACTTGGTTCTGGCGGATGAAATTAATCGCGCACCCGCCAAAGTACAAAGCGCCATGCTCGAAGCAATGCAGGAGCGGCAGGTAACCATCGGCGATAAAACATTTCCTTTGGAAGCTCCGTTTTTAGTTTTGGCCACCCAAAACCCCATTGAACAGCAGGGGACCTATCCTCTGCCGGAGGCCCAAGTTGACCGCTTTTTGTTAAAACTAAAAATTGGTTACCCGACGCGTGAAGAAGAAAAAGAGATCCTCAGGCGTATGACAATGGGCGCTAAGCCTACAGCAGTGAAAAAAATAAGTGTCAAAGATATTCTCAAAGCACGCAAGCTGGTGGAACAGATTTATGTAGATGAAAAAATACAAAATTATATTGTTGATTTAGTGTTTGCCACCCGGGAACCGGAACAGGCCGGGCTCAAGGACTTAAAAGACTTGATTGCTTATGGGGCTTCGCCGCGCGCCACTATCAGTTTAACCATGGCAGCCAAGGCATACGCTTTTCTTTCCGGCCGCGGGTTTATCACGCCGGAGGATGTAAAAACAGTCGGGGCGGATGTTTTGCGTCACCGTATTATTGTTACTTATGAGGCGGAGGCCGAGCAGTTGACCTCCGAGGATATTGTGAAAAGTATTTTTGATGGGGTGGAAGTGCCGTAGTCTGTTACCGCATGGATTGCGGTTGGCACCAGGGTAGTGATGCCGGAGAGTCTATGTTTTATTCAGAGGAACACGGAAATTCCCGGGTTATTTACCCTGGGTATTGCTTGGCAAGTAGTTTTGGTTGGGTCAGTGACACCGCTTCCTCTGAATAAAACATAGACTCTCCGGCATTCGGAAGCAATATGGGGTGTCGGCTACCAGGGTTAAAGCATTTCCGAAAATGTATATCGATTGCTGCTTGGCCGAAAGTTGGAAATGGGCAAAATTCTTTTCCAGTGCTAAAAATAACTCCGGGGTGATTTGCTGTTTTGGTGCCGGCCACGTTTTTTGAGAGTGATTTAAATTTTTTAATATGTTAGCCGTGAATTCCCCGGATTTCAAGCCGGGGATGAAATGGAAGGGGCAGGACATGTTACCCAAAGAAATTATTGCCAAAATCAGGCGTCTGGAAATTCGCACCGGCAGGATCGTCAACGAAATTTTTGCCGGTCAATATGAAAGTGTGTTCAAGGGGCGCGGGATGGAATTTGACGAGGTGAGAGAATATTTGCCCGGCGATGACATTCGCTCGATTGACTGGAATGTCACCGCCCGGACCGGCCATCCTCATATCAAGAAATTTGTTGAGGAGCGTGAACTGAATATTATGCTGTTGGTGGATGCATCCGCTTCCCAGCGGTTTGGGACGCAAGCTTGTACCAAGGCGGATATGACTGCGGAGATTGCCGCGGTACTCAGTTATACGGCTATTAAAAACAATGACCGCATTGGTGCGATTCTTTTTACGGATCGGGTGGAAAAGTTTATTCCGCCGGCCAAAGGCAGCACCCATTTGTCGCGTATTTTACGGGATGTGCTTTATGCCAAACCGGAGGGCAAAAAAACAGATTTGACACCGGCATTGGAATATCTCAATGAAATTATTAAGCGCCGTTGTATTGTATTTGTTTTGTCCGATTTTCATGCGCAGGGGTATGAGAAAGCACTTGCGATCACCAACCGGCGGCATGATGTTATTGCGGTGGAAATTCGCGATCCGCGCGAGATGACCATGCCGGCGGTTCCGTATGTGGCCATGGAGGACGCAGAACAGGGCACCAGTCGGTTGGTGCCGACCGGCTCGCAGGCTTTTCGGGATGCCTATCAGTTGTTTTGTGAGCAGGAACAAAAAGTCCGGCAGGCAATGTTTAAAAAAATCAAGGTGGACAGCATTGAGCTGCAGACGAACCAGTCGTATATTGAACCGCTTGTGAAGTTTTTCCGGATGCGTGCGCGCCGGTTTCATTAAGCAGGTCCCAGGGGATTGAATTGATAAATCGTGGTAGGAATGATTTGAAAATAAGTAGCGTGGTTTGCGCGGTCTTGCTGATGGGTCTGGCCTGGCAGGGAGCTGAAGCGGTCCAGATGGAAATCGGAGACGCACCGGTTAACTCTGTAACCGCGCTGAGCAAACCGCAGGAACTGCCGGTGAAAGTTGACGTGGAAGTGCTGCTCGTGTCACCGAGGGTGGGTGATGAGATTCCCATTGCGGTCAGAATCACTGCACGCCCGGACATAACGATTGAGCCTATGGCGTATAAAAAAGCGCTGGGGGATTGGGATGTTTTGGCAGTCAACAGTACCGGTACGCAGTATGTCGGCAATGCCTGGCAGCGGACCGATCAACTGGTGGTGCAGAATTTTTTAGCCGGTGAGGCGGAATTTCCCGCACTGATTCAGAAATACAAAACCAAGGACGGGAAACCGGGAGAGTTTCGCAGTCTGCCCATAAAAATCACGGTCGCTCCCCTCCCCGTAAAAGAGAGTGATAAACCGGGAAGCATCCGGGGGTTGAAAAAACCCGAAGGTCTGTTTTCCTGGTGGCTCGCCGGCATCATTGCAGGCGTGTGTTTGGTGCTGGGTGCGGGGATTTGGTGGTATTTGCGCCGCACGCAAAGACAATTGTTTGCGCAACGCCCCAAAGTGCCGCCGCGACCGGCACATAGCGTGGCACTCGAAAAATTGGATGCCTTACAACAATCGCAATTGCTGATCCAGGGACAATTCAAGGTTTACTATAGTGTGCTTTCCGATATTTTGCGCCGTTATATTGAGGCGCGTTTTCAAACCCCGGCGATTGATATGACAACGCGTGAATTGATACGCGCACTCAAACCGCAGGAACTCAAGACCCAGGACAATGCTGTGCTTCGGAATGTGTTGACACAGAGTGATATGGTGAAGTTTGCCAAGTTGATCCCCAATGAAAAAGATACGAATAACGATTGGCAGGCGGTTCGTGACATGATCATCCGCACAGCTGAAGCAAGCGGGCCGGAAAAGACAGACTCCGGGGAGGGTGCGGGCGTATGAGGTTTGCCAATCCCTGGTGGTTTCTTTTATTGGTTCCGGTTATCGGACTGGGTGTACTCTTCTGGTTTCGTACACGCAAACCGGGCGGACTGCGATTTCCGCAATTGGCAGGCATCAATAAAATTCTCCCGCAAAAAATAGTTGGCAGCAATGAGATGCTGTATGGGATGGTGGCAGCCGGCATGGTTCTGATGACCGTGGCCATGGCACGTCCTCAATTCGGCACCACGACCGAGCAGATCTCCGGCAAGGGTGTGGATGTGGTCGTTTGTTTGGATACTTCCGGGTCCATGCAATCGGTTGATTTCAAACCGCAAAATCGTCTGGGTGCGGCCAAAGAAGTTGCCAAGATTTTTATTGAGAATCGCAAGCGGGACCGGCTCGGGTTGGTGGTGTTTGGCGGTGTTGCGATGACCATTTGTCCGCTTACCACAGATAAGCGCGCCCTGCTCAACCTGATCGATCAGGTGGCTATTGATATGACCGGCGTGGATGGGACAGCGGTTGGCATGGCACTGGCGACGGCGGCTGAGCGGTTACGTGAATCCAAAGCAGCCAGCAAGATTATTATTTTACTCACCGACGGGAGAAATAATATGGGGGCGATTGATCCGGTGACCGCAGCCAAGGCAGCGGCTGCGCTGGGGGTCAAAGTGTATGCCATCGGCGCAGGGTCACCGCAAGGCGGCATGATGCCGGTCAAAGATTCCTTTGGAAGAGTACGGTATCAACGGGTTCGGAATGATTTGGATGAGACCACCCTGCGCAAGATTGCAGCGGCTACCGGCGGGATCTATTTCCGCGCCAAGGATCAAAAAGGGCTGGAAAGTATTTTTGAGAAAATTAATCGTATGGAAATCAGTGACTATAAAATTGTGGAATTCACAAACTATCGTGATGTCTATTTTTGGTGGCTGGCACTGGGATTGATGTTGATCGGGAGTGCCTTTGTTTTACAGCATACAGTGTTTAGGCAAATACCTTAAGGACGCAAGAGAAGGAAAGAGCACATGCAACTAACCTATCCTTACCTGTTTTACGGCACGCTCGCACTGGGATTGCCGCTGTTGATCGGGCTGGGTCTTTGGGCCGGCTGGCAGCGGCAGCGTGATTTGAAAGCTTTTGGTGATCTGGAATTGGTCAACCGGCTTACCGGCAATCTCAGCAATCCGAAAAGACGCGTGCGTTTTTTGATGATCCTTACGGGGATTTTTCTCAGCAGCCTGGCACTTTCCGGACCGCAGTATGGTACGAAAATGGTGGAAGTGAAGCGTCAGGGGGTGGATGTTATCGTCGCCCTGGATGTCTCCCGCTCCATGCTGGCCGAAGATGTTCAGCCCAACCGGCTGAAACGGGCGCAGCAGGAGTTGACCGCGTTGGTGGACAGTCTCAACGGTGACCGCGTCGGCGTGGTGGCCTTTGCCGGTTCTGCGCAAATCGCGTGTCCTTTGACCACGGATTATGCAGCCGTAAAAATGTTTTTAAATTATCTGACACCCGATACCATTGTGCGTTCGGGAACAAATTTGAGTACAGCGATTCGGGCTGCGATTCAGACATTTCCTGAAGGCAGTGAGGGATTTCGCGTTTTGGTGCTTTTAACCGATGGCGAGGACCATGATTCTGATGTTTTAGAAGCGGCCCGGGAAGCCAAGGCTGTCGGTATCCGGATATTGGGGATAGGATTCGGCAACCCGGCCGGGGAACCGATTCCCATTCGTGATGCCGGGGGTACGATCAGGAACTATGTCAAGGATGATAAAGGACAGACCGTTGTTTCTAAATTAGACGAGGCAACGCTCAAGGAGATCACCGCTTTAACCGCCGGGGCCTATTTGACCGCCTATCAAGGAAGTATTGAAGCGGAGAAGATTGCCGCGATTATCGGGAAAATGCAAAAACGTGAAATATCCGGCGGACAGTTCGGCGCGTTTGAGAACCGTTTTCAGTTTGTACTGCTGCCGGCACTGTTGTTTTTAATCGTGGCATACTGGCTTCCCCAACGGCGCGGTGCGTGGCTGTTTTTTATCCTGATGATGTTGTTTTTCGGGCAATCCGCCTGGGCGGGACCGGCGGCGGAGGACAACAACCAGGGCAATCGTAAGTATCACAAGGGCGACTATGAAGCGGCGCTGGAAGCTTACCGGGATGCGCAAATAAAGAATCCGGATGAACCGGTTGTGGAGTATAATCTTGGCAATGTGCTCAACCGGTTGGAACGGCATGAGGATGCGGAAAATTCTTATCAACGGGCTTTAAAAAGCCGGGACAAAAAAGTACGCGCGAAGACATTGTATAATTTAGGTAACAATTTTTTTTCGCAGCAAAAGTATAAGGAAGCTGTCGAACACTATAAAGCGGCGCTCAAACTCAAACCGCGTGATGAGGATACAATTTATAATTTGTCACAGGCCATGGCATTTTTGAAAAATCCGCCTCCCCGGCAAAAAAAACAAAAATCACAGGACGAGGATAAGGAGAAGGCGGAACAAAAAAAAGACGGTCAAGCCCGGCCGTCTCAAGCAGACCCGGAAAAGCAGGGGCAACAGGACAAGCAACACCCTGGGGATGACAAAGAAAAATCTGAGGATGCCAAGCTGGATAAAAAAGGCGAGGCCAAACCTGACAATGAAAAAGCAGATGCAACCCCGCAAAAGGATGTGCGGGATGCACCCAAGCCCGGTGAGATGTCGCGCCAGGAGGCTGAAAATCTCTTGAATGCGGTGAGAGAAGCGGAAAAAGAGGCACAGAAGGAACGCATGAAGCAATTGAAACGGCAACCGGCAACCAAAGGCAGGCAGGATTGGTAATGGACCGGCGGGAATACCCTGGGATGGCTTAAGGAATGAAATCTATGCAAATTCGAAAAATTATTTTGGGCATCATGATCAGCCTGCTGCCAACCGGATATCTCTTTGCAGCGGATATTAAAGTCACGGCAGAGGTCAGTCCGCGACAGGCTGTGGTCGGAAAGCAGCTGCGTTTTGTTGTGATTGTAGAAGGCAAAGCCAACATCAAAGCAAATCCGGAACTCCCGGATTTAAGCGACTTCCGTGTTTTCGGTGGAAGCCGGTCGTCGAATTTTTCATTCGTGAATGGAGAGGTTTCCTCGTCGTTAACCTTTACCTATGTGCTTATTCCCAATAAACCGGGCAAGCAGGTTATTGGACCGGTGAAAGTACACTACAAGGGACAGATTTATGCCTCGCCGCCGGTTACGGTGATTATTTTTAATCCCAATCAAAATAGACCGGCCCAATCGCAACCGGCACCCCAAGGCCAATCTGTGATGCCGCAATCAACCGCACCCCAGTCAATCAACCGCCGGACCCAGGAACCGGTTTTTATCACCACGGAGGTGAATAAAAAGCGTGCATGTGTCAATGAACCGATTATTCTCAAGTTTAAATATTTCCGGCGCATCCCGGTGCTTTCCCAGCCGCAGTATACGGCGCCGGCTCTCAGTGGTTTTTGGAAAGAAGATCTGCCGCCCCAGCGGGAATACGCAGTACGGGTGAATGGACAGGAATATTTTGTCACGGAACTGCGGGTGATTTTATATCCCACCACCTCAGGGAAGTTGACCATTGGTCCTGCCCGGCTTCAGGTCGCAATTCAGGGTGCTTCCCGCCAGAGCAGGGATCCTTTTAACAGTTTTTTTGGCAGCGGTTTGTTTTCGCGCGGGCAGCAGGTCAGCCTTACTTCTGAACCGATTAGCATTCAGGTTGATCCGGTTCCGGTGGAAGGAAAACCCAGTGATTATTCCGGGACAGTTGGCAAGTGGTCCATGTCTGCCAAACTTGACCGCAAGCAAGCCAAGGTGGGTGAGGCATTGACCCTGGAAGTGCGGATTTTTGGTGAGGGCAATGTCAAATCCGTGGGGCAGCCTAAATTGCCCGATCTTCCGGGGTTTAAAGTCTATGAGACCGTGTCTTCTTCAGAAGTACAAAAAAAAGAGGATACGATTCGGGGTGTGAAAATTTACCGGACACTCCTCAGGCCGCAAGTGACGGGAAAATTATCCATTCCACCGATTCATTTTAGTTATTTTAATCATGGGCGTAAAAAATACGAGCGCATCAGCGTTCCGAAAATGGAATTGAATGTTCTGGCGGGCGAGACCCAGGCTGAGAATTCCGGCATGACCCAGACCGAAGAACCTGCTGTGGATTTAGGTGTGAAAATTATTTCTAAGGATATTCGTTATTTAAAGACAAATCTGCCTTTAAAACCGGGTCAGGCGGTTTTACCCGGCTGGTTCTGGGTCTTGGGGTTCCTTGTTCCGCCAATTTTACTTGTTCTGCTCCGTTTTTGGCAGCAGCATCAGGCCCGGCTGGCGGCAGATCCGCGTTATGCCCGGAAAATTATTGCGGATAAAAGTGCGCAAAAAGCACTGAATCAGGCTCGGCATGCGCGGAAACAAAAAGATGCCAAACTATTTTATACAGTATTGGCACAAGCTGTCTCCAGTTATTTGGCGGATCGGATGGGGGTCTCCCGGTCCGGTATTACGCAGCGTGAAATGATTCAGAAGCTGCATAGCCGGGGGGCAGGGAAATCGTTGACAGACGAATTAGTGAAGTTGTTTGATGAAACTGATTTTGCACGATTTGCACCCGGGCAAGCGGACCCGGAAGCCATGGCGATGTTGGAAAAGAGAGCGGAGGATTTATTGCTCCGGTTCAAACCCATTTTGTCAAAGGAGGCCAAACAATGAAGCGGGTTTTTGTGATTGGCCTGCTGTTGGCGGCAGTGCTGAGTTGGGTTCCGGTCCACGCAGTGGAGAGTGTCTTTGAGCAAAAGAGCGTTCAGGCCCGGGAGGCGTATGATCAGGGGGATTATGCCCAGGCATTGGCGTATTACCGGGAATTGCAGTTAAAAGGGTTGGCCAGTGCTGAGCTTTACTATAATCTGGGGAACACAGCGTTTAAACTGGGAAAGCTTGGACAGGCCATAGCTTACTACCGTTGGGCGCTGCGAAGAGATCCGAGTGATGCGGATATTTTTTATAATTTGGAATATGCCAGACAGCAGGTGAAGCGGCCCGGGGATAAAGCAGGACCGATTAGTCGCTGGCTTTTAAAGGTTTTTAATCGTTTTTCCGGACAAACCATCACCTTGGGCGCATGGGGGGCATATGTTCTTTTTTGCGTCTGTTTGGGCGGCATCATCCTGACGAACCGGAAAAAATACTTTTGGCAGTGGGCTGCCAGTATTGTTAGTGCGTTATTTTTAATTTTAGCGGTATGGGCAGCTGTCCGGATCACAGTTGAGCGCCAGGTGCGCTGGGGCGTGGTTGTGAACAATCAGGTTGAGGCCAGAAATGGTCCGGGCAAGGAGTATCAAGTTGGATTTATTGTTCCGGAAGGGCGTGAGGTTAGAATATTAGGGCAGGACAAAGAGTGGCAGGCTATCGGACTCTCGCCGGAAGGGTTTAAAGGTTGGATTCAACGTACAGAAGTATGGGAAGACCGGTAAGAGGCAGCATCATCTGAATACGGAATAACTTAAAAAAATTCAAACAAATTCCTTTTAAATGAGTCAAACAGAATACGAACTGAACTAAAAAACCGCCGGTATCAAAGTAGTTAAAAAGAGGAGATTGATATATTAAAATTAATATATCACGCTCCATGGCCACTTCTTTCAGTTCTTTTTCCAGCTGACGCACCTTTTCGTCCTGAGGCATCATATATCCTTTACCAGGAAACGCTGTCTGACCATGTTTCTTGAATTTTTCCACCCAGTTATACAGTGTGCCTCCTTTAATACCCAATTCTCGGGCTACTTCTATCGCCGGCCGACCTCTTTCAACAACCAACTTTACGGCCTCTTGCTTAAATTCTTTGGTATAATTGTTCATGCTTTTCCCCATTCCACACCTCCGATAAGTTATTTTAGTTTTCTTTCTTCGGTGTGTCCACTAAATCAGGGGAAGTTTATATGGCATATCCCAATCCAGCCAGAGATCAGATGAACTTCATGTTTCGGGTAATGGAAGATTGTGATGTGAAGGTTGAGATATATAATATGAATGGTGAAAAAATCGCTGAGATTGAGGAATTCAAGACCGCTTCAGACAATGCGGTTGTGACCTGGAACTGTTCGGATGTGGCAGCAGGGATTTATTTGGTGAAAACGAGTGTGGGAGATAAGGTGCTGGAGATAAAGAAGATTGGGATATTGAAGTAACTGCAAAATCTTATCCGCAGATTACACAGATTACGCAGATTTTAAAGGCAAAGAAATAGTATTAAAAGCCAAAGGAAAAATAGGGTTAAGGCACAATAGAGTCAAAGGTATAAAGCGGAATCAAATTTAAGATATTGAATATATTTTTTAGCAATGAAAAATAGTGAAATTTTTGTGTTTGATTTTAACCCTAATAAAGATTTTAATCTGCGAAATCTGTGTAATCTGTGGATAGCGATTTAAGTGCATGAAAGCCTCTGGATCTCTTGTACTGCAATGCAGTACCGTTTGAAGCACGCGGCGATGACAGGCGCAATTGTCATTCCTGCGGAAGCCCCTGGATAAAATCATCCAGGACGAAGGAATCCAGAGACTTAGAATCAAAGCCACTGGATCCCCGATAAAGACATTCGGGGATGACGGGCTAGAGATTACAGGCGCCAAATATTTTTAAGTTTCCCAATTTTCCCCGCATGGAATTCCAACAATATCAGTCTAACTCAATGATTCCTAAATAAATGGTTCAGCAGGAAGTGCACAAAAAAATGTGATATACTTAAAATTTGTTCCATTTGGAACTCAAGGAGGGCATCAGTGAAATTGGAAATCAAACATTTTACGTATTTTTTCATTCTGATGGGATTGATGCTGGCAGGTACACAATCCGTTTATGCAGGCAACCTATCCACCCAAGAGATTTTGGATCATCTCAAGGCACATCAGGAAAAAATTCAAAGTATCGAAGCGGATTTTACAATGATCGTGTTTGGCATCGGCGGGATGAACCTTGAACATATAGGTCATTACAGCTATGCAGCACCGGATCATGTCCTCATGACCTATACAAAACCAACCCAGCAAGTCATCAAGACGGAAAATGGAAAATCATATATGTCCATCGCCAACGGACCATTTCAAGAAATACCAGTTTCCAGCCAAACAGCGGATATGAATGCCGATCTTTTTCAAAATGCCTTTCTTGCGCAATTTTACCTGGAAATTGACACGGCCACACCGCCTGAAAAGGGCTATTTATACAAGGTGATCGGTTACCACAAAAACAAAGACGGCGGGATAGCGACCAGTGAAACCGTCCGCAATCCAAAGGCCGTAGAAATCATTTATGACAGCAACCGGGGATTGGTCACACAGATGAATTTTACCGGTGCCGGTCCCATGCCGCCCATGGAGGTCAAAACAGTCTATGAGCAAAAGGACGGATGCTGGGTGCCCAAAAGCGTGTTCACGCGGGTGATCACGCCGGCGGGTGCGATCGCGAGTGTGGTTCAATTAGAGAATAAAAGAATTACACGGATAAAAGAGAATTACACGAATTAAAAACAAATGAAAAACGAATTGAAGGTGGATAACACGAATGGTTAATCAGAAAGAACCGAAAACATACAGCATTATTGGTGCTGCGATGGAAGTTCATAAAGAGCTGGGATGCGGGTTTCTTGAATCGGTTTATCAGGAGGTGCT contains:
- a CDS encoding AAA family ATPase, which translates into the protein MDKDIRVLNEKVKKESVFIEELRREVGKVIVGQHELIDGLLIGLLADGHVLLEGVPGLAKTLTIKTLSDVIDARFQRLQFTPDLLPADLIGTMIYNPKGEGFSVKKGPIFSNLVLADEINRAPAKVQSAMLEAMQERQVTIGDKTFPLEAPFLVLATQNPIEQQGTYPLPEAQVDRFLLKLKIGYPTREEEKEILRRMTMGAKPTAVKKISVKDILKARKLVEQIYVDEKIQNYIVDLVFATREPEQAGLKDLKDLIAYGASPRATISLTMAAKAYAFLSGRGFITPEDVKTVGADVLRHRIIVTYEAEAEQLTSEDIVKSIFDGVEVP
- a CDS encoding DUF58 domain-containing protein; protein product: MLPKEIIAKIRRLEIRTGRIVNEIFAGQYESVFKGRGMEFDEVREYLPGDDIRSIDWNVTARTGHPHIKKFVEERELNIMLLVDASASQRFGTQACTKADMTAEIAAVLSYTAIKNNDRIGAILFTDRVEKFIPPAKGSTHLSRILRDVLYAKPEGKKTDLTPALEYLNEIIKRRCIVFVLSDFHAQGYEKALAITNRRHDVIAVEIRDPREMTMPAVPYVAMEDAEQGTSRLVPTGSQAFRDAYQLFCEQEQKVRQAMFKKIKVDSIELQTNQSYIEPLVKFFRMRARRFH
- a CDS encoding VWA domain-containing protein — encoded protein: MRFANPWWFLLLVPVIGLGVLFWFRTRKPGGLRFPQLAGINKILPQKIVGSNEMLYGMVAAGMVLMTVAMARPQFGTTTEQISGKGVDVVVCLDTSGSMQSVDFKPQNRLGAAKEVAKIFIENRKRDRLGLVVFGGVAMTICPLTTDKRALLNLIDQVAIDMTGVDGTAVGMALATAAERLRESKAASKIIILLTDGRNNMGAIDPVTAAKAAAALGVKVYAIGAGSPQGGMMPVKDSFGRVRYQRVRNDLDETTLRKIAAATGGIYFRAKDQKGLESIFEKINRMEISDYKIVEFTNYRDVYFWWLALGLMLIGSAFVLQHTVFRQIP
- a CDS encoding VWA domain-containing protein, which codes for MQLTYPYLFYGTLALGLPLLIGLGLWAGWQRQRDLKAFGDLELVNRLTGNLSNPKRRVRFLMILTGIFLSSLALSGPQYGTKMVEVKRQGVDVIVALDVSRSMLAEDVQPNRLKRAQQELTALVDSLNGDRVGVVAFAGSAQIACPLTTDYAAVKMFLNYLTPDTIVRSGTNLSTAIRAAIQTFPEGSEGFRVLVLLTDGEDHDSDVLEAAREAKAVGIRILGIGFGNPAGEPIPIRDAGGTIRNYVKDDKGQTVVSKLDEATLKEITALTAGAYLTAYQGSIEAEKIAAIIGKMQKREISGGQFGAFENRFQFVLLPALLFLIVAYWLPQRRGAWLFFILMMLFFGQSAWAGPAAEDNNQGNRKYHKGDYEAALEAYRDAQIKNPDEPVVEYNLGNVLNRLERHEDAENSYQRALKSRDKKVRAKTLYNLGNNFFSQQKYKEAVEHYKAALKLKPRDEDTIYNLSQAMAFLKNPPPRQKKQKSQDEDKEKAEQKKDGQARPSQADPEKQGQQDKQHPGDDKEKSEDAKLDKKGEAKPDNEKADATPQKDVRDAPKPGEMSRQEAENLLNAVREAEKEAQKERMKQLKRQPATKGRQDW
- a CDS encoding BatD family protein, producing MQIRKIILGIMISLLPTGYLFAADIKVTAEVSPRQAVVGKQLRFVVIVEGKANIKANPELPDLSDFRVFGGSRSSNFSFVNGEVSSSLTFTYVLIPNKPGKQVIGPVKVHYKGQIYASPPVTVIIFNPNQNRPAQSQPAPQGQSVMPQSTAPQSINRRTQEPVFITTEVNKKRACVNEPIILKFKYFRRIPVLSQPQYTAPALSGFWKEDLPPQREYAVRVNGQEYFVTELRVILYPTTSGKLTIGPARLQVAIQGASRQSRDPFNSFFGSGLFSRGQQVSLTSEPISIQVDPVPVEGKPSDYSGTVGKWSMSAKLDRKQAKVGEALTLEVRIFGEGNVKSVGQPKLPDLPGFKVYETVSSSEVQKKEDTIRGVKIYRTLLRPQVTGKLSIPPIHFSYFNHGRKKYERISVPKMELNVLAGETQAENSGMTQTEEPAVDLGVKIISKDIRYLKTNLPLKPGQAVLPGWFWVLGFLVPPILLVLLRFWQQHQARLAADPRYARKIIADKSAQKALNQARHARKQKDAKLFYTVLAQAVSSYLADRMGVSRSGITQREMIQKLHSRGAGKSLTDELVKLFDETDFARFAPGQADPEAMAMLEKRAEDLLLRFKPILSKEAKQ
- a CDS encoding tetratricopeptide repeat protein — translated: MKRVFVIGLLLAAVLSWVPVHAVESVFEQKSVQAREAYDQGDYAQALAYYRELQLKGLASAELYYNLGNTAFKLGKLGQAIAYYRWALRRDPSDADIFYNLEYARQQVKRPGDKAGPISRWLLKVFNRFSGQTITLGAWGAYVLFCVCLGGIILTNRKKYFWQWAASIVSALFLILAVWAAVRITVERQVRWGVVVNNQVEARNGPGKEYQVGFIVPEGREVRILGQDKEWQAIGLSPEGFKGWIQRTEVWEDR
- a CDS encoding transposase — its product is MNNYTKEFKQEAVKLVVERGRPAIEVARELGIKGGTLYNWVEKFKKHGQTAFPGKGYMMPQDEKVRQLEKELKEVAMERDILILIYQSPLFNYFDTGGFLVQFVFCLTHLKGICLNFFKLFRIQMMLPLTGLPILLYVESNL
- a CDS encoding T9SS type A sorting domain-containing protein, with protein sequence MAYPNPARDQMNFMFRVMEDCDVKVEIYNMNGEKIAEIEEFKTASDNAVVTWNCSDVAAGIYLVKTSVGDKVLEIKKIGILK
- a CDS encoding outer membrane lipoprotein carrier protein LolA codes for the protein MKLEIKHFTYFFILMGLMLAGTQSVYAGNLSTQEILDHLKAHQEKIQSIEADFTMIVFGIGGMNLEHIGHYSYAAPDHVLMTYTKPTQQVIKTENGKSYMSIANGPFQEIPVSSQTADMNADLFQNAFLAQFYLEIDTATPPEKGYLYKVIGYHKNKDGGIATSETVRNPKAVEIIYDSNRGLVTQMNFTGAGPMPPMEVKTVYEQKDGCWVPKSVFTRVITPAGAIASVVQLENKRITRIKENYTN